The Streptomyces sp. P9-A4 genome contains a region encoding:
- a CDS encoding alpha/beta fold hydrolase, whose amino-acid sequence MTPSSAPSPWSERFVIREGVRLSARDWGGSGTDVLLLHGLAGHAGEWDATARLLRESGYRVVALDQRGHGASERHPGDVTRAAYVADALAVIEELGLDHPLLVGQSLGGSTALLAAAAQPALLRALVLVEAGPGGGNPGVQEQIGGWLDAWPVPFPSLDVAAAYLGGGKQPVGDGWARGLEERADGLWPRFEPDVMVRSLDEISSRAFWDEWAAITCPTLAVLGQGEQGGIIGGAEYAEMVRLQPGLRGASLPATGHDVHLEQPATLHRLIVGFLGDLTPSESSEPSESSESSEP is encoded by the coding sequence GTGACTCCTTCCTCCGCCCCTTCCCCCTGGTCAGAACGGTTCGTCATACGGGAAGGGGTACGGCTTTCCGCGCGCGACTGGGGCGGCTCCGGCACCGACGTACTCCTGCTCCACGGGCTTGCCGGGCACGCCGGCGAATGGGACGCCACCGCCCGGCTGCTGCGCGAGTCCGGGTACCGGGTCGTCGCCCTCGACCAGCGCGGGCACGGCGCCAGCGAGCGGCACCCCGGTGATGTCACGCGGGCCGCCTACGTCGCCGACGCCCTCGCCGTCATCGAGGAACTCGGCCTGGACCATCCCCTGTTGGTCGGGCAGTCGCTCGGCGGCAGCACCGCCCTTCTCGCCGCCGCCGCCCAACCCGCACTGCTGCGCGCCCTCGTTCTCGTCGAAGCCGGGCCCGGCGGCGGCAACCCCGGCGTACAGGAACAGATCGGCGGCTGGCTGGACGCCTGGCCTGTGCCCTTCCCCTCCCTGGACGTGGCCGCCGCCTACCTCGGCGGCGGGAAGCAACCCGTAGGGGACGGCTGGGCTCGCGGGCTCGAAGAACGCGCCGACGGGCTCTGGCCGCGTTTCGAACCCGATGTCATGGTGCGGTCCCTCGACGAGATCTCCAGCCGCGCGTTCTGGGACGAGTGGGCGGCCATCACCTGCCCCACCCTCGCCGTCCTCGGGCAGGGCGAGCAGGGCGGAATCATCGGCGGCGCCGAGTACGCGGAGATGGTGCGGCTCCAGCCCGGTCTGCGCGGCGCGAGCCTGCCCGCCACCGGGCACGACGTACACCTCGAACAGCCCGCCACCCTGCACCGGCTGATCGTCGGATTCCTCGGGGACCTCACGCCGTCCGAGTCGTCCGAGCCGTCCGAGTCGTCCGAGTCGTCCGAGCCTTAG
- a CDS encoding DUF4287 domain-containing protein, protein MAENVVKGPASYFPSIEKKYGRPVSEWQELIRSSPLTKHLELVSWLKDEHGLGHGHANALVAHTLAEGK, encoded by the coding sequence ATGGCCGAGAACGTCGTCAAGGGGCCCGCCAGCTACTTCCCCTCCATCGAGAAGAAGTACGGGCGCCCGGTCTCCGAGTGGCAGGAGCTCATCCGTTCCTCGCCCCTCACCAAGCACCTGGAGCTCGTCTCCTGGCTCAAGGACGAGCACGGGCTGGGCCACGGGCATGCCAACGCCCTCGTCGCCCACACCCTCGCCGAGGGCAAGTAG
- a CDS encoding FtsX-like permease family protein, which produces MNPFLLGLRLLWGSGRRGRVRFLLMTLGSALGVACLAAVLTIPTIIAAHDTRTTSRAVNPGYNRNVVYQEFLDPYGSQPLRRVFFGRVGTGPAPVPPGIERLPQTGEAIVSPKLAELLAANPNAAGLVPGRVIGTIAPAGLGGPEELYAYIGIDPAKLPEGRELGDFGSPYVRGELIDSSTLDILRFTLGCIVLLPLVIFLSVCARLSGESRARRLAALRLIGLSVKDTLRVNAGESVAAASIGAALGVVGYLGVNELAARVGLPGLHWYPSDGRPEATTLAVCLVGCPALAWAVSQFSAKQAALSPISVRRTGERKPPRKFGTLLLVPGLGIIGGYCALSVLGRDPSGGSASSLLVPGAVLLTGAGLVFGLAPITASLARRVAGAAKSLPVALAMRRSEVDPGSSLRVVTGLVLLVFGASLTQGVLVELDQVSRRTTPIQEYAIKLEELSHDQRQQLADIRGVRTDLITYNSWIPLDGTMPKSVTLVVATCPQLIATTQWAGGCVEGQTMQLHDANSAFREDPQPGDRFPFKTRGNGRTILTVPHGRIHMTAYQPSAITTGAILIPPSLFPANLADSAGTLTLVSDADPATIRSVLDGIGAIAPTASVEPVGIVIDSLAQLAVIRSLLAVGMVLGLVIGVAAFVVSVADRAMERRGQVAALVLLGARAGTLRVVQVVQVLLPLVVGLGGAIVAGWLAESSYLITGGGAVHWDWDGLPLLFLCALGVLLAAGLASLPMVRRHVDPEQIRRD; this is translated from the coding sequence GTGAACCCGTTCCTCCTCGGGCTTCGTCTGCTCTGGGGCAGTGGCCGCCGGGGGCGCGTTCGATTTCTGCTGATGACGCTCGGCTCCGCCCTCGGGGTGGCATGCCTTGCTGCCGTCCTCACCATTCCCACGATCATCGCCGCGCACGATACCCGTACGACGAGCCGCGCGGTGAACCCGGGCTACAACAGGAATGTCGTCTACCAGGAGTTCTTGGATCCGTACGGCTCCCAACCGCTGCGGCGGGTGTTCTTCGGTCGCGTCGGTACCGGTCCCGCGCCGGTCCCTCCTGGGATCGAGCGACTTCCGCAGACAGGCGAAGCCATTGTTTCGCCGAAGCTGGCCGAACTCCTGGCGGCCAATCCGAATGCTGCGGGGCTTGTGCCAGGCCGTGTGATCGGGACGATCGCGCCGGCGGGGTTGGGTGGGCCGGAGGAGCTGTACGCCTACATCGGCATCGATCCCGCCAAGCTTCCGGAAGGAAGAGAACTCGGCGATTTCGGCTCCCCGTACGTACGGGGAGAGCTCATCGACTCCTCCACCCTTGATATTCTGCGGTTTACGCTCGGTTGCATCGTGCTGCTTCCTCTCGTCATCTTTCTTTCCGTCTGCGCACGACTTTCCGGGGAATCTCGAGCCCGTCGCCTCGCCGCTCTACGCCTCATCGGGCTCAGCGTGAAGGACACCCTCCGAGTCAATGCTGGTGAAAGCGTTGCCGCCGCCTCGATCGGGGCCGCGCTCGGAGTCGTGGGGTATCTCGGAGTCAACGAACTCGCCGCACGAGTCGGATTGCCTGGACTGCACTGGTATCCATCAGATGGGCGCCCAGAGGCAACGACCCTTGCCGTGTGCCTAGTGGGATGCCCGGCACTCGCGTGGGCTGTCAGCCAGTTCAGCGCCAAGCAGGCTGCACTGTCACCGATCAGTGTGCGCCGGACCGGGGAACGCAAGCCTCCAAGGAAGTTCGGGACGCTGCTTCTCGTTCCAGGGCTCGGGATCATCGGCGGCTACTGTGCGCTCAGCGTGCTGGGAAGGGACCCATCTGGAGGGTCTGCGAGCTCCCTGCTGGTACCCGGTGCCGTTCTATTGACCGGGGCCGGACTCGTTTTCGGATTGGCGCCGATCACGGCATCGCTGGCGCGGCGAGTTGCCGGAGCGGCGAAATCGTTGCCCGTGGCATTGGCGATGCGGCGTTCTGAGGTTGATCCGGGTTCCTCGCTACGGGTGGTCACCGGCCTCGTGCTGCTGGTGTTCGGCGCGTCTTTGACCCAGGGGGTACTGGTCGAACTGGACCAGGTCAGTCGACGAACAACCCCCATACAGGAATACGCCATCAAGCTGGAAGAGTTGAGCCACGACCAGAGGCAACAACTCGCAGACATCCGCGGCGTTCGGACAGATCTGATTACGTACAACTCGTGGATCCCGCTGGACGGCACCATGCCGAAGTCCGTCACCCTGGTTGTCGCTACTTGCCCCCAACTGATCGCAACTACCCAGTGGGCAGGGGGCTGTGTCGAGGGACAAACCATGCAGTTACACGATGCGAACTCGGCTTTCCGGGAAGACCCTCAACCGGGTGATCGGTTTCCGTTCAAAACACGCGGCAACGGAAGGACCATTCTTACCGTTCCCCACGGCCGCATCCACATGACCGCTTACCAGCCTTCCGCCATCACTACGGGCGCTATTCTCATCCCTCCCTCGCTCTTCCCCGCCAACCTCGCCGATTCCGCCGGCACCCTCACCCTCGTCAGTGACGCCGACCCCGCCACCATCCGCTCCGTTCTCGACGGCATCGGGGCCATCGCCCCCACCGCCTCCGTCGAGCCCGTCGGGATCGTCATCGACTCGCTCGCCCAGCTCGCCGTCATCCGCAGCCTGCTGGCCGTCGGCATGGTTCTCGGGCTTGTCATCGGTGTTGCCGCCTTCGTCGTGTCCGTGGCCGATCGGGCCATGGAGCGGCGTGGGCAGGTTGCCGCGCTCGTGTTGTTGGGGGCTCGGGCCGGGACCCTGCGGGTGGTGCAGGTCGTGCAGGTGTTGTTGCCGCTCGTCGTGGGGCTCGGGGGCGCCATCGTCGCCGGGTGGCTTGCCGAGTCCAGTTACCTGATCACCGGTGGCGGCGCCGTGCACTGGGACTGGGACGGGCTGCCCCTGCTGTTCCTCTGCGCCCTGGGCGTACTGCTCGCCGCCGGTCTCGCCTCCCTGCCCATGGTGCGGCGCCATGTCGATCCCGAGCAGATCCGGCGGGACTGA
- a CDS encoding ABC transporter ATP-binding protein, with translation MDVILRAEGVDLFYGTEQAVTGAEFTLKRGEVAAIMGSSGSGKSSLLYCLAGVLPPSSGTVTFDGVQLSTLPDSELSALRRTRLGFVFQYGELLPELTVEENAALPLRLAGISKDHAHVMAAHVLRRLGMGELLRRRTSKLSGGQSQRVAVARALVHRPDVVFADEPTGALDSANAAAVLKEFLWLARSQKTAVIIVTHDADVAAKADTQYTMSDGVLAQRVAV, from the coding sequence ATGGATGTCATCCTCCGCGCCGAGGGCGTGGATCTCTTCTACGGCACCGAGCAGGCTGTCACTGGTGCCGAGTTCACGCTCAAGCGCGGCGAAGTGGCCGCCATCATGGGCAGCAGCGGGTCGGGGAAGTCGTCGCTGCTGTACTGCCTCGCGGGGGTGCTGCCCCCGTCGAGCGGGACCGTGACCTTCGACGGGGTTCAGCTCTCCACCCTCCCCGACAGCGAGTTGAGCGCCTTGCGCCGTACGCGGCTCGGGTTCGTCTTCCAGTACGGGGAACTCCTCCCGGAGTTGACCGTCGAGGAGAACGCGGCACTTCCCCTCCGGCTCGCCGGAATCAGCAAGGATCACGCCCATGTGATGGCCGCCCATGTGTTGCGGCGGCTCGGAATGGGTGAGCTGTTGCGGCGCAGGACCTCGAAGTTGTCGGGTGGCCAGAGTCAGCGCGTCGCGGTTGCGCGGGCTCTGGTCCACCGGCCGGACGTGGTGTTCGCGGACGAGCCGACAGGGGCGCTCGACAGCGCCAACGCGGCCGCCGTGCTGAAGGAGTTCCTCTGGCTGGCGCGGAGCCAGAAGACGGCCGTGATCATAGTGACGCACGATGCCGATGTCGCCGCGAAGGCCGATACGCAGTACACGATGTCGGACGGTGTACTGGCTCAGCGGGTGGCGGTGTGA
- a CDS encoding DNA polymerase III subunit gamma and tau, whose protein sequence is MSSLALYRRYRPESFAEVIGQEHVTDPLQQALRNNRVNHAYLFSGPRGCGKTTSARILARCLNCEQGPTPTPCGECQSCRDLARNGPGSIDVIEIDAASHGGVDDARDLREKAFFGPASSRYKIYIIDEAHMVTSAGFNALLKVVEEPPEHLKFIFATTEPEKVIGTIRSRTHHYPFRLVPPGTLREYLGEVCGHEGIPVAEGVLPLVVRAGAGSVRDSMSVMDQLLAGAADDGVTYAMATSLLGYTDGTLLDAVVDAFAAGDGAAAFEVVDTVIEGGNDPRRFVADLLERLRDLVILAAVPDAAEKGLIDAPVDVIERMQAQASVFGAAELSRAADLVNTGLTEMRGATSPRLQLELICARVLLPAAFDDERSVQARLDRLERGAAAAPAAAQAPVFTAGPPATAPGPALGYVPGPDAHTPMAPPPLPPSHAPAPSQAAPAPAPVDPSAPAHAPAPSEAAPPAQTQPSAPAAPRPGAWPGAATPGGGAPGAWPGASAPAAPAPVPAPQPSAPQAPAPAPTGGGGGGGGGDTAQVRNLWPQILDAVKNRRRFTWILLSQNAQVAGFDGTTLQLGFLNAGARDNFASSGSEDVLKQALAEQFNVNWKVEAIIDPSGGAAPPPAATGFGGSGGTGGFGRPQAPAPAFQQAPPPAPVQPPQAQAAPAFSPAPPPAQAPAPAYAPPVAPEDDVPEEDDPDLVDSALSGHDLIVRELGATVVEEYTNE, encoded by the coding sequence GTGTCGTCTCTCGCGCTCTACCGCCGCTATCGTCCCGAGTCCTTCGCCGAGGTCATCGGGCAGGAGCATGTCACCGACCCGTTGCAGCAGGCCCTGCGGAACAACCGGGTCAATCACGCGTACCTGTTCAGCGGGCCCCGTGGGTGCGGCAAGACGACCAGTGCGCGCATTCTCGCGCGGTGTCTGAACTGTGAGCAGGGGCCCACGCCCACGCCGTGCGGGGAGTGCCAGTCCTGTCGGGACCTCGCGCGCAACGGGCCGGGGTCGATCGACGTCATCGAGATCGACGCCGCTTCCCACGGTGGTGTGGACGACGCCCGTGACCTGCGCGAGAAGGCCTTCTTCGGGCCCGCGTCCAGCCGCTACAAGATCTACATCATCGACGAGGCCCACATGGTCACCTCGGCGGGCTTCAACGCCCTGCTGAAGGTGGTCGAGGAGCCGCCGGAGCACCTGAAGTTCATCTTCGCCACGACCGAGCCCGAGAAGGTCATCGGCACCATCCGGTCCCGGACCCACCACTACCCCTTCCGGCTCGTGCCCCCCGGCACCCTGCGGGAGTACCTGGGCGAGGTCTGCGGGCACGAGGGCATCCCCGTCGCGGAAGGGGTGCTGCCGCTGGTCGTGCGCGCCGGCGCCGGGTCCGTGCGTGACTCGATGTCCGTCATGGACCAGCTCCTGGCCGGTGCCGCCGACGACGGCGTGACCTACGCCATGGCCACCTCGCTGCTCGGCTACACGGACGGGACGCTGCTCGACGCGGTCGTGGACGCGTTCGCGGCCGGGGACGGCGCGGCCGCGTTCGAGGTCGTCGACACCGTCATCGAGGGCGGCAACGACCCCCGCCGGTTCGTCGCCGACCTCCTGGAGCGGCTCCGCGACCTGGTGATCCTGGCCGCCGTTCCGGACGCCGCCGAGAAGGGGCTCATCGACGCCCCGGTCGACGTGATCGAGCGGATGCAGGCCCAGGCGTCCGTGTTCGGTGCCGCCGAGCTGAGCCGCGCCGCCGATCTCGTCAACACCGGTCTGACCGAGATGCGGGGCGCCACCTCGCCCCGGCTCCAGCTGGAGCTGATCTGCGCGCGCGTGCTGCTGCCCGCCGCCTTCGACGACGAGCGTTCGGTCCAGGCGCGCCTGGACCGTCTCGAGCGCGGGGCCGCCGCCGCTCCGGCCGCCGCTCAGGCGCCGGTGTTCACCGCGGGGCCGCCCGCGACCGCGCCCGGCCCCGCGCTGGGGTACGTCCCCGGGCCCGACGCCCACACCCCGATGGCCCCGCCGCCGCTCCCGCCGTCCCACGCCCCGGCCCCGTCGCAGGCGGCCCCCGCCCCGGCACCCGTAGACCCCTCGGCGCCCGCCCACGCCCCGGCCCCGTCGGAGGCGGCACCCCCCGCGCAGACGCAGCCGTCCGCCCCCGCCGCCCCCCGGCCCGGCGCCTGGCCCGGTGCCGCCACTCCCGGTGGTGGCGCGCCCGGCGCCTGGCCCGGTGCGTCCGCGCCCGCCGCCCCCGCTCCCGTACCGGCTCCGCAGCCGTCCGCGCCGCAGGCCCCGGCCCCCGCCCCCACCGGAGGCGGCGGCGGTGGAGGCGGTGGCGACACCGCCCAGGTGCGCAACCTCTGGCCGCAGATCCTCGACGCCGTCAAGAACCGCCGCCGCTTCACCTGGATCCTGCTCAGCCAGAACGCGCAGGTGGCCGGCTTCGACGGGACGACCCTCCAGCTCGGCTTCCTCAACGCCGGCGCCCGCGACAACTTCGCGAGCAGCGGCAGCGAGGACGTCCTCAAGCAGGCTCTCGCCGAACAGTTCAACGTGAACTGGAAGGTCGAGGCGATCATCGACCCCTCGGGCGGTGCCGCGCCCCCGCCGGCGGCCACCGGCTTCGGCGGCTCGGGCGGAACCGGCGGCTTCGGCCGCCCGCAGGCCCCCGCCCCGGCGTTCCAGCAGGCCCCGCCGCCCGCCCCCGTACAGCCGCCGCAGGCGCAGGCCGCGCCCGCGTTCTCCCCGGCGCCCCCGCCGGCGCAGGCCCCCGCGCCCGCGTACGCGCCGCCCGTGGCGCCCGAGGACGACGTGCCCGAGGAGGACGACCCCGACCTCGTCGACTCGGCGCTCTCCGGGCACGACCTGATCGTGCGCGAGCTCGGAGCCACGGTTGTGGAGGAATACACGAACGAGTAG
- the purD gene encoding phosphoribosylamine--glycine ligase, producing the protein MKVLVIGGGAREHALCRSLSLDPDVTALHCAPGNAGIAEVAELHPVDQLDGEAVARLATGLGADLVVVGPEAPLVAGVADAVRAAGIPVFGPSREAAQLEGSKAFAKDVMAGAGVPTARSYVCTTPEEIDEALDAFGAPYVVKDDGLAAGKGVVVTDDLAVARAHALACDRVVIEEYLDGPEVSLFAITDGTTVLPLRPAQDFKRALDGDEGPNTGGMGAYSPLPWADPKLVDEVLETVLQPTVDELRRRGTPFSGLLYAGLAITGRGVRVIEFNARFGDPETQVVLARLRTPLAGVLLNSANGTLDDQAPLSWSDDAAVTVVVASHNYPDTPRTGDPIEGLGEIAEQDAPHAYVLHAGTKRDGDAIVSAGGRVLSVTAVGTDLAEARERAYAAVGRIRLDGSQHRTDIARKAAEA; encoded by the coding sequence GTGAAGGTCCTCGTCATCGGCGGCGGCGCCCGCGAACACGCCCTGTGCCGCTCTCTCTCCCTCGATCCCGACGTCACCGCTCTGCACTGCGCGCCCGGCAACGCCGGAATCGCGGAGGTCGCCGAGCTGCACCCCGTCGACCAGCTGGACGGCGAGGCCGTCGCGCGCCTCGCCACCGGGCTCGGCGCCGACCTGGTCGTCGTCGGCCCGGAGGCCCCGCTCGTCGCCGGTGTGGCCGACGCCGTCCGCGCGGCCGGCATCCCCGTCTTCGGCCCGTCGCGCGAAGCGGCGCAGCTGGAGGGCTCCAAGGCGTTCGCCAAGGACGTCATGGCCGGCGCCGGGGTGCCCACCGCCCGCAGCTACGTCTGCACGACCCCCGAGGAGATCGACGAGGCGCTCGACGCCTTCGGCGCTCCGTACGTGGTGAAGGACGACGGCCTCGCCGCCGGCAAGGGCGTCGTCGTGACCGACGACCTCGCCGTGGCCCGGGCCCACGCGCTCGCGTGCGACCGGGTGGTCATCGAGGAGTACCTCGACGGCCCCGAGGTCTCGCTCTTCGCGATCACCGACGGCACCACCGTCCTCCCGCTCCGGCCCGCGCAGGACTTCAAGCGCGCGCTCGACGGCGACGAGGGCCCGAACACCGGCGGCATGGGCGCCTACTCGCCGCTGCCCTGGGCCGATCCGAAGCTGGTCGACGAGGTCCTGGAGACCGTCCTCCAGCCGACCGTGGACGAGCTGCGCCGCCGTGGCACGCCGTTCTCGGGCCTGCTGTACGCGGGTCTGGCGATCACCGGCCGCGGTGTGCGGGTCATCGAGTTCAACGCCCGCTTCGGCGACCCCGAGACCCAGGTCGTCCTGGCCCGGCTCCGTACCCCGCTCGCGGGCGTCCTGCTGAACTCGGCCAACGGCACCCTGGACGACCAGGCTCCGCTGAGCTGGAGCGACGACGCCGCCGTGACCGTGGTCGTCGCCTCCCACAACTACCCGGACACCCCGCGCACCGGGGACCCGATCGAGGGTCTGGGCGAGATCGCCGAGCAGGACGCGCCGCACGCGTACGTGCTCCACGCCGGTACGAAGCGGGACGGCGACGCGATCGTGAGCGCCGGTGGCCGCGTCCTCTCGGTCACCGCCGTCGGTACGGACCTGGCGGAGGCCCGCGAGCGCGCCTACGCGGCGGTCGGCCGCATCCGCCTTGACGGCTCGCAGCACCGTACGGACATCGCGCGGAAGGCCGCCGAGGCCTGA
- a CDS encoding N,N-dimethylformamidase beta subunit family domain-containing protein, giving the protein MGADQIRRWESGALAHAVTDPFGQGPLPWLRGSENYFDDTGQMVPWYADEILARGGCGGPRTADDVRRQIKGFASVGAVSPGESIDFHITVDPPQQFSVDVYRIGHYGGDGAAKITTSPRLSGIVQPAPLTADRTVSCHHWWQSWRLQVPSYWSIGAYVAVLTTADGHRSHIPFTVRDDHPADLLLVLPDVTWQAYNLYPEDGHTGASLYHAWDEDGRLLGEEEAAVTVSFDRPYAGAGLPLHVGHAYDFIRWAERYGYDLAYAETRDLHAGRVDPSRYRGLVFPGHDEYWSAPMRRTVELARDQGTSLVFLSANTMYWQVELGPSPSGVPDRLLTCRKRRGPGRPALWREVDRPEQQLLGIQYAGRVPEPHPLVVRNADHWLWEATGAGDGDELPGLVAGEADRYFPRTALPEHQGRILLAHSPYRDGEGALRHQETSLYRAPSGAWVFASGTFAWSPALDRPGHVDARVQRATANLLDRICKRD; this is encoded by the coding sequence ATGGGGGCTGACCAGATCAGGCGGTGGGAGTCGGGCGCGCTCGCGCACGCCGTCACCGATCCCTTCGGCCAGGGCCCGCTGCCCTGGCTGCGCGGTTCCGAGAACTACTTCGACGACACCGGCCAGATGGTCCCCTGGTACGCGGACGAGATCCTGGCCAGGGGCGGCTGCGGAGGCCCGCGTACGGCCGACGACGTCCGGCGCCAGATCAAGGGCTTCGCGTCCGTCGGCGCCGTGTCACCGGGCGAGTCGATCGACTTCCACATCACGGTGGACCCGCCGCAGCAGTTCTCGGTCGACGTCTACCGGATCGGCCACTACGGCGGCGACGGCGCCGCGAAGATCACCACGAGCCCGCGTCTCTCCGGGATCGTCCAGCCCGCCCCGCTCACCGCCGACCGCACGGTGTCGTGCCACCACTGGTGGCAGTCCTGGCGGCTGCAGGTCCCGTCCTACTGGTCGATCGGGGCGTACGTCGCCGTGCTCACCACCGCCGACGGCCACCGCTCGCACATCCCCTTCACGGTCCGCGACGACCATCCGGCCGATCTGCTCCTGGTCCTCCCGGACGTGACCTGGCAGGCGTACAACCTCTATCCGGAGGACGGCCACACCGGCGCGAGCCTGTACCACGCGTGGGACGAGGACGGCAGGCTGCTCGGTGAGGAGGAGGCGGCCGTCACGGTCTCCTTCGACCGCCCGTACGCGGGCGCGGGGCTGCCGCTGCACGTCGGACACGCGTACGACTTCATCCGCTGGGCCGAGCGCTACGGCTACGACCTGGCGTACGCCGAGACGCGCGATCTGCACGCGGGCCGGGTCGACCCCAGCCGCTACCGGGGCCTGGTCTTCCCCGGGCACGACGAGTACTGGTCGGCGCCGATGCGGCGGACCGTCGAGCTCGCCCGCGACCAGGGCACCTCGCTGGTCTTCCTCTCCGCGAACACCATGTACTGGCAGGTGGAGCTGGGCCCTTCGCCGTCCGGGGTGCCGGACCGGCTGCTCACCTGCCGCAAGCGGCGCGGCCCCGGCCGCCCCGCGCTCTGGCGCGAGGTCGACCGCCCCGAGCAGCAGCTCCTCGGCATCCAGTACGCGGGCCGGGTGCCCGAACCCCACCCGCTGGTCGTACGGAACGCCGACCACTGGCTCTGGGAGGCCACCGGGGCCGGCGACGGCGACGAGCTGCCGGGCCTGGTGGCGGGCGAGGCCGACCGCTACTTCCCGCGTACGGCGCTCCCCGAGCACCAGGGCCGTATCCTGCTCGCGCACTCGCCCTACCGGGACGGCGAGGGGGCCCTGCGCCACCAGGAGACCTCGCTCTACCGGGCCCCGTCCGGGGCGTGGGTCTTCGCGTCCGGCACCTTCGCCTGGTCGCCGGCGCTGGACCGGCCCGGCCATGTCGACGCCAGGGTCCAGCGCGCCACCGCGAACCTCCTCGACCGGATCTGCAAGAGGGACTGA
- a CDS encoding phosphoribosylaminoimidazolesuccinocarboxamide synthase: MSGFVEKPEPVQVPGLTHLHTGKVRDLYRDEAGDLVMVASDRMSAFDWVLPTEIPDKGRVLTQLSLWWFDQLSDLVPHHVLSTELPAGAPADWAGRTTVCKSLDMVPVECVARGYLTGSGLLEYDESRTVCGLALPEGLSDGSELPAPIFTPATKAAVGDHDENVSYEEVARQVGAETAALLRQTTLAVYGRARDIARDRGIILADTKFEFGFDGETLILADEVLTPDSSRFWPADQWQPGRAQPSYDKQFVRNWLTSPASGWDRKSEQPPPPLPQDIVDATRAKYLEAYELLTGKAWSDSF; encoded by the coding sequence GTGTCCGGATTCGTAGAAAAGCCCGAGCCCGTCCAGGTCCCGGGCCTGACCCATCTCCACACGGGCAAGGTGCGCGACCTGTACCGCGACGAGGCCGGTGACCTCGTGATGGTGGCGAGCGACCGCATGTCCGCGTTCGACTGGGTGCTGCCCACCGAGATCCCCGACAAGGGCCGGGTCCTCACCCAGCTCTCCCTGTGGTGGTTCGACCAGCTCTCCGACCTGGTCCCGCACCACGTCCTCTCGACCGAGCTGCCGGCCGGCGCCCCCGCCGACTGGGCGGGCCGCACCACGGTCTGCAAGTCGCTGGACATGGTCCCCGTCGAGTGCGTGGCCCGCGGCTACCTCACCGGCTCCGGGCTCCTGGAGTACGACGAGTCCCGTACGGTGTGCGGCCTCGCGCTCCCCGAGGGGCTCAGCGACGGCTCCGAGCTGCCCGCCCCGATCTTCACCCCGGCGACGAAGGCCGCCGTCGGCGACCACGACGAGAACGTCTCCTACGAGGAGGTCGCCCGCCAGGTCGGCGCCGAGACCGCCGCGCTGCTGCGGCAGACGACCCTCGCCGTGTACGGCAGGGCCCGGGACATCGCCCGCGACCGGGGGATCATCCTCGCGGACACCAAGTTCGAGTTCGGCTTCGACGGGGAGACGCTGATCCTCGCCGACGAGGTCCTCACCCCGGACTCCTCGCGCTTCTGGCCGGCCGACCAGTGGCAGCCGGGCCGCGCCCAGCCCTCGTACGACAAGCAGTTCGTCCGCAACTGGCTGACCTCCCCGGCCTCCGGCTGGGACCGCAAGAGCGAGCAGCCCCCGCCGCCGCTCCCGCAGGACATCGTGGACGCCACGCGTGCCAAGTACCTGGAGGCGTACGAGCTGCTGACCGGCAAGGCCTGGTCCGACAGCTTCTGA
- a CDS encoding response regulator transcription factor, with the protein MSSPARHLPPRHLPARRFPSRTRLLALGRAELTLLGRNRTALVGALLVPLLMVEAVRSSLRSVDLGADGVRVATALRDELPGCRTMIVTGHGRPGHLKRALAAGVRGFVPKTVSAQRLAEIIRAVHAGNRYVDPELAADAIAAGDSPLTAREAEVLELSADGAPVAEIARRASLSPGTVRNYLSSAAAKLGAENRHTAVRLAQAKGWV; encoded by the coding sequence ATGAGCAGCCCAGCCCGGCACCTCCCTCCCCGTCACCTGCCCGCCCGGCGCTTCCCCTCCCGTACGCGGCTCCTCGCGCTCGGGCGGGCCGAGCTGACCCTCCTCGGCCGCAACCGCACCGCGCTCGTCGGCGCCCTCCTCGTGCCCCTCCTCATGGTCGAGGCCGTACGCAGCTCCCTCCGGAGCGTCGACCTCGGCGCGGACGGTGTGAGGGTCGCCACAGCGCTGCGGGACGAACTGCCCGGCTGCCGCACCATGATCGTGACCGGTCACGGCCGCCCCGGGCACCTCAAGCGGGCCCTCGCGGCCGGCGTCCGCGGCTTCGTGCCGAAGACCGTCAGCGCCCAGCGGCTCGCCGAGATCATCCGTGCCGTACACGCCGGAAACCGTTATGTGGACCCGGAGTTGGCGGCCGACGCCATCGCCGCGGGGGACTCCCCGCTGACCGCCAGGGAGGCCGAGGTGCTCGAACTCTCCGCCGACGGGGCGCCCGTCGCGGAGATCGCCCGGCGCGCCTCCCTCTCCCCCGGAACCGTCCGGAACTACCTCTCGTCGGCCGCCGCGAAACTCGGTGCGGAGAACCGGCACACGGCGGTGCGTCTCGCACAGGCGAAAGGTTGGGTATAG